A region from the Brassica napus cultivar Da-Ae chromosome C8, Da-Ae, whole genome shotgun sequence genome encodes:
- the LOC106415931 gene encoding uncharacterized protein LOC106415931, whose protein sequence is MGGETVEECRERYVKVVKALADKYPTENLILITHGEGLETTFSTFFKDTTIDEKDYCAHVQLRRDVSSKDGDVKTGEYEVAIEYGLCEMMNSVAIWPEVSPKDENFDFNISDLEAMFPEGMVDHNVDPIYKEMPKWEETVEGCKERYVKVVKALADKYPTENLLLITHREGLETTFSTFFKDITVLEVEDCAYVQLRREVSSKDGDAETGEYEVAQSGIRFSHIPVTIPTPV, encoded by the exons ATGGGGGGGGAGACTGTGGAAGAATGCAGAGAAAGATATGTTAAAGTTGTAAAGGCTCTTGCCGATAAGTATCCAACAGAGAACTTGATCTTAATCACCCACG GGGAAGGATTGGAAACAACATTCTCGACCTTCTTTAAAGATACAACCATCGACGAAAAAGACTATTGTGCTCATGTTCAATTGAGAAGAGACGTCTCAAGTAAGGATGGGGATGTTAAAACTGGGGAGTATGAG GTTGCTATTGAATACGGCTTGTGTGAGATGATGAACTCGGTGGCTATATGGCCTGAAGTGTCTCCCAAAGATGAAAACTTTGACTTCAATATTTCGGATCTTGAAGCTATGTTTCCTGAAGGAATGGTGGATCATAATGTGGATCCTATTTATAAAGAG ATGCCAAAATGGGAGGAGACTGTGGAAGGATGCAAAGAACGGTATGTTAAAGTTGTAAAGGCTCTTGCCGATAAGTATCCTACAGAGAACTTGCTCTTAATCACCCACA GGGAAGGATTGGAAACAACATTCTCGACCTTCTTTAAAGATATAACCGTCCTTGAAGTAGAAGATTGTGCTTATGTTCAATTGAGAAGAGAGGTATCAAGTAAAGATGGGGATGCTGAAACTGGGGAGTATGAGGTTGCTCAATCTGGAATCAGGTTTAGTCATATTCCTGTCACTATCCCAACACCGGTTTAG
- the LOC106414708 gene encoding transcription factor DUO1, which translates to MKKMEATKKEEIKKGPWKAEEDEVLINHVKRYGPRDWSSIRSKGLLQRTGKSCRLRWVNKLRPNLKNGCKFSAEEEKTVIDLQSQFGNKWARIATYLPGRTDNDVKNFWSSRLKRLARILHNSSDASSSSCFNPKPNKGKNVKPIPSQSFGLVEEETRASSSSTSKILPYSSSTSDQVDDEALIRSPELGIKLENHQPFTFGTDLDDPFFYDILGPADSSEPLFGLSQPFFEPSPAPRRFRHVSKDDEESDVFLHDFPADMFDQVDDQNRSP; encoded by the exons ATGAAGAAAATGGAAGCGACTAAGAAGGAAGAGATCAAGAAAGGTCCATGGAAAGCCGAAGAAGATGAAGTGCTCATCAACCACGTCAAGCGATACGGTCCTCGTGACTGGAGCTCCATTCGATCCAAAGGCCTTCTTCAACGCACCGGAAAGTCATGCCGTCTCCGTTGGGTCAATAAACTCCGTCCCAATCTCAAAAA tgGGTGCAAGTTCTCTGCTGAGGAGGAGAAGACGGTGATTGATTTGCAGTCTCAGTTTGGTAATAAATGGGCGAGAATCGCTACGTATCTACCGGGAAGAACTGATAACGATGTGAAGAACTTCTGGAGTAGCAGGCTAAAGAGGCTCGCTAGGATTCTCCATAACTCCTCGGATGCATCGAGTTCTAGTTGCTTCAATCCAAAACCTAACAAGGGCAAAAACGTCAAACCAATCCCGTCTCAGAGTTTTGGTCTTGTTGAAGAAGAGACtagagcttcttcttcttccacttccAAGATTCTTCCTTACTCATCATCAACATCAGACCAAGTTGATGATGAAGCCTTGATCAGGTCGCCGGAACTGGGTATTAAGTTGGAGAATCATCAGCCTTTTACCTTTGGGACTGATCTCGACGACCCTTTTTTCTACGATATACTTGGACCGGCTGATTCTTCTGAGCCCTTGTTCGGCCTTTCTCAGCCGTTTTTTGAGCCCTCTCCGGCGCCGAGAAGGTTCAGACATGTTTCGAAAGATGATGAAGAGTCTGATGTTTTCTTACACGATTTCCCTGCTGACATGTTTGATCAAGTTGATGATCAAAATAGGAGTCCTTAG